In Musa acuminata AAA Group cultivar baxijiao chromosome BXJ2-3, Cavendish_Baxijiao_AAA, whole genome shotgun sequence, the following proteins share a genomic window:
- the LOC103979383 gene encoding uncharacterized protein LOC103979383 isoform X2: MLWVEKRGPLRDILLIVFSHLFLFDMNIACALHVLRTTSIGTVTHRERSRRRRRKSVGMEGGGTVVAPPGTTGSPPSPGVRPVDLSDDHMEELLRFTLSLAASPTADDPHLALSVSPDYCSRLLQPEPSPLSPLPLEGSENTCGGAPPYPLYKRLARAIRRCIHSRSFSRSAGSVVASIPLDESVKMKESDWDALILDKGSELLSMFNAVDFELHVQEPFFSQLRACLKTVEGRCAVGNYNRMVPGSLILFNKCLLLEVQHVNRYSSFSEMLQAETLAKVLPGVATIDDGVQIYRKFYTEEKEMSNGVLAISVSKPTTQPYDSLAKFLSGLSYDGIAGLLGMAHTVGTVPDALPPPRSLLISSSMQPTRPTVEGCSLTDAARALSKHVNRSSSGWWGVLSGSESNKNRLALEAVNHLLNNCCWMNVHLIQPHGPVFEIRVPEGFGARWSKDGLKFIGFLEPYTEEGFSKGWKH; the protein is encoded by the exons ATGTTATGGGTGGAAAAGCGGGGCCCTCTGCGGGACATACTGCTTATTGTGTTCTCACACCTTTTCCTCTTCGACATGAACATCGCGTGCGCTTTGCACGTGCTCAGGACAACATCGATTGGGACGGTGACGCACCGCGAACGaagtcggcggcggcggcggaagagCGTGGGCATGGAGGGAGGAGGCACAGTCGTGGCTCCGCCGGGGACCACTGGTTCGCCGCCGTCTCCAGGTGTTCGCCCCGTCGACCTCTCCGACGACCACATGGAGGAGCTGCTCCGCTTCACCCTCTCCCTCGCCGCTTCGCCGACCGCGGACGACCCCCATCTCGCCCTCTCCGTCTCCCCCGACTACTGCTCCCGCCTCCTCCAGCCagaaccctcccctcttagtcccCTTCCCCTCG AGGGTAGCGAGAATACTTGTGGAGGAGCGCCGCCATATCCTTTGTACAAGCGCTTGGCACGAGCGATACGACGATGCATCCACTCTCGAAGTTTCTCGAGATCGGCGGGCAGCGTCGTGGCTTCGATTCCACTAGACGAGTCAGTGAAGATGAAAGAGAGTGATTGGGATGCGCTAATCTTGGATAAGGGATCAGAATTGCTATCT ATGTTTAATGCCGTGGATTTTGAACTCCATGTTCAAGAACCTTTCTTCTCACAATTGAGAG CTTGCTTGAAAACAGTTGAAGGCAGATGTGCTGTTGGTAATTACAATCG AATGGTACCGGGTTCTTTGATTCTCTTCAACAAATGCCTCTTGCTTGAAGTTCAG CATGTTAATCGCTATAGTTCGTTCTCTGAGATGCTGCAAGCAGAGACACTTGCTAAAGTCCTTCCTGGAGTTGCAACAATTGATGATG GAGTTCAAATATATCGCAAGTTTTATACAGAAGAGAAGGAAATGTCTAATGGTGTCTTGGCTATCTCTGTTTCAAAACCAACTACCCAACCATATGATTCCTTAGCCAAGTTTCTTTCT GGACTGAGTTATGATGGCATTGCTGGCCTTCTTGGTATGGCACACACTGTGGGTACAGTTCCAGATGCATTACCTCCTCCACGATCATTGTTGATATCATCATCTATGCAACCTACTAGGCCAACT GTCGAAGGTTGTTCATTAACTGATGCTGCAAGGGCATTGTCTAAGCATGTTAACAGGAGCAGCAGTGGGTGGTGGGGTGTTCTCTCCGGAAGTG AATCTAATAAAAACAGGCTGGCACTGGAAGCAGTCAACCATTTGTTGAACAATTGCTGTTGGATGAATGTTCACTTAATTCAACCACATGGGCCTGTCTTCGAGATTAGAGTTCCTGAAGGCTTTGGTGCCCGCTGGTCTAAAGATGGTTTAAAG TTCATTGGATTCTTGGAACCTTACACTGAAGAAGGCTTCTCAAAAGGGTGGAAGCATTAG
- the LOC103979383 gene encoding G-type lectin S-receptor-like serine/threonine-protein kinase LECRK2 isoform X1 translates to MVPFFLPVLPFMILVSPPATVSAQPKQTNVSLGSSVAASDGASWPSPSGRFAFGFYPKAQGLAVGVWLTTTPNRTVVWTANRDDPPITDGYLRLTFDGRLLWSAPGGVEKAVSQGSEPAALAAMIDTGNFVLYNSNGAIIWSTFGSPTDTLLPGQSLFPGFQLFSSLSEADRSTGKYRLHNQNDANLVLYPVDTSDTADDAYWDTGTFQIGFLLTLNLDSTGLLYLSGDPGSYSKNISLPKASSGSQSGTQVYYRAIIDVDGILRLYSHGFSNNGSSTTRVEWAALQDRCFVRGFCPLNSFCSRNTDEEPVCLCPPGFDFVDPTQIALGCARNSSGGDCSTKSSDVGDEGLTMVTVKNTTWVNKAYSILPPTTSMDACRAACLNDCFCEAALFIEDKCYKQMLPLRYGRTGSNDTLLLKVAAARKQAVVHERESKLRVDVLVVGVVLAGLSVIVFAISGYFFLERIRAARYMRTPESDNSGADDYSTLKSYSYGELERATENFREELGRGAFGTVFKGTVSDGARVIAVKRLEKMVEEGEREFQREVRAIGRTHHKNLVRLLGFCNQGSSRLLVYEYMSNGSLADLLFKAETWPTWRERCRIALDVARGLYYLHEELENHIIHCDIKPQNILMDATGAAKIADFGLAKLLMPDQTRTYTGIRGTRGYLAPEWHKNAPITVKADVYSYGVVLLEIICCRRNMELEEAGHGETLLELAYECLVDDEFGRLKKDEAMDEAELERMVRAGLWCVQEQPVFRPSMKNVIMMIEGHMKAPLPPPPASFSS, encoded by the coding sequence ATGGTTCCCTTCTTCCTCCCAGTGCTACCATTTATGATCTTGGTCTCTCCTCCTGCTACTGTGAGTGCTCAGCCAAAACAGACCAACGTCAGTTTGGGGTCCTCCGTCGCCGCCTCCGATGGTGCTTCCTGGCCATCCCCCTCCGGCCGCTTTGCTTTCGGGTTTTACCCCAAAGCACAAGGGTTGGCCGTCGGAGTCTGGCTCACCACCACACCTAACAGGACCGTGGTGTGGACAGCTAACCGGGACGATCCCCCCATCACCGACGGCTACCTCAGATTGACCTTCGATGGTCGGCTTCTCTGGAGTGCTCCCGGTGGGGTGGAGAAGGCCGTGTCACAAGGTTCCGAGCCGGCCGCCCTGGCGGCCATGATCGACACTGGGAACTTCGTCCTGTACAATTCCAATGGAGCGATCATTTGGTCTACTTTTGGTTCTCCCACAGACACGCTTCTACCTGGGCAGAGCCTGTTCCCGGGTTTTCAGCTCTTCTCCAGCTTATCTGAAGCTGACAGGTCCACCGGGAAGTACCGGCTGCACAACCAAAACGATGCCAATCTCGTGTTGTACCCTGTCGACACATCCGACACCGCCGACGATGCCTACTGGGACACAGGCACCTTCCAGATTGGCTTCCTGCTCACGCTCAATCTTGACAGCACTGGTTTACTGTATTTATCTGGCGACCCCGGTAGCTATTCCAAGAACATCAGCCTGCCCAAGGCTTCTTCTGGTTCTCAGAGTGGAACTCAGGTCTACTACCGGGCGATCATCGACGTAGATGGAATTCTCCGGCTTTACTCTCACGGCTTCTCCAACAATGGCAGCTCGACGACTAGAGTCGAATGGGCAGCACTGCAGGATCGGTGTTTTGTGAGAGGTTTCTGCCCACTCAACAGCTTCTGCAGCCGGAACACCGATGAAGAGCCTGTTTGCCTCTGTCCCCCCGGTTTCGACTTCGTCGATCCAACCCAAATCGCACTCGGTTGCGCGCGGAATTCATCAGGAGGAGATTGCAGCACGAAAAGCTCCGATGTTGGGGACGAAGGCTTGACCatggtaacagtgaagaacacgaCGTGGGTCAACAAGGCTTACTCCATTCTGCCGCCCACGACGAGCATGGATGCGTGCAGGGCAGCATGCTTGAACGACTGCTTCTGCGAGGCGGCGTTGTTCATAGAGGATAAATGCTATAAACAGATGCTTCCTTTGAGATATGGGAGGACCGGCAGCAACGACACGCTGCTCCTCAAGGTCGCAGCTGCAAGGAAGCAAGCAGTGGTTCACGAAAGGGAGAGTAAACTGCGTGTTGACGTCTTGGTCGTGGGTGTAGTTCTTGCTGGCCTCTCAGTCATCGTCTTCGCCATATCTGGATATTTCTTCCTTGAACGTATAAGGGCTGCAAGATACATGAGGACGCCAGAGTCTGATAACTCTGGTGCTGATGATTACAGCACGCTGAAATCGTATTCTTACGGAGAGCTGGAGAGAGCCACAGAGAACTTCAGGGAAGAGCTGGGCAGGGGAGCCTTTGGAACGGTGTTCAAGGGAACGGTTTCCGATGGAGCAAGGGTGATTGCTGTGAAGAGACTGGAGAAGATGGTCGAGGAAGGAGAGAGGGAGTTCCAGAGAGAGGTGAGAGCCATTGGCAGAACACATCACAAGAACCTGGTGCGATTGCTCGGCTTCTGCAACCAAGGCTCGAGTCGACtgctggtgtacgagtacatgagCAACGGCTCGCTTGCGGATCTCCTCTTCAAGGCTGAAACCTGGCCGACATGGCGAGAAAGATGCAGGATCGCGTTGGACGTGGCCAGGGGATTGTACTATCTGCACGAGGAGCTGGAGAACCACATCATCCACTGCGACATCAAGCCTCAGAACATCCTCATGGACGCCACCGGGGCCGCAAAGATCGCCGACTTCGGGCTGGCCAAGCTGCTGATGCCCGACCAAACAAGAACCTACACGGGCATCAGAGGAACCAGGGGGTACCTCGCGCCGGAATGGCACAAGAACGCGCCGATAACAGTGAAGGCCGACGTGTACAGCTACGGAGTTGTGCTCTTGGAGATCATATGCTGCAGGAGGAACATGGAACTGGAGGAGGCCGGCCATGGCGAAACCCTTCTTGAACTTGCGTATGAATGCTTGGTGGATGATGAGTTCGGAAGGTTGAAGAAGGACGAAGCCATGGATGAGGCGGAGCTGGAGAGGATGGTCAGAGCTGGGCTTTGGTGCGTTCAGGAACAGCCCGTCTTCCGGCCTTCGATGAAGAACGTTATCATGATGATCGAAGGGCATATGAAAGCGCCTCTTCCTCCACCGCCGGCATCCTTTTCATCTTAA
- the LOC135607897 gene encoding G-type lectin S-receptor-like serine/threonine-protein kinase LECRK2 encodes MVPFFLPVLPFMILVSPPATVSAQKQTNISLGSSLAASDGASWSSPSGRFAFGFYPKAKGLAIGVWLTTTPKKTVVWTANRDDPPITDGHLTFDGRLLLSDPSGVKALSQGSGTAALAAMIDTGNFVLYNSDGAIIWSTFSSPTDTLLPGQNLLSDGQLFSSVSEADRSTGKYWLCNQNDGNLVLYPVGTSNPDDSYWSTGTFGNGFRFTLILNSTGLLYLYDNSGYSNNISQSKVSSGSQSGTQVYYRAIIDVDGILRLYSHSFSNNGRSTTRVEWAALQDPCLVKGVCPLNSFCSPNAEEEPVCSCLPGFDFVDPTQSALGCARNSSGDCSTRSPDVGDEGLTVVTVKKTTWSNKAYSILSPMTSMDACRAACLNDCFCEAALFTGDKCCKQTLPLRYGRTGSNDTLLLKVKAARKQAVVHERESKLRVDVLVVGVVLAGLSVIVFAISGYCFLERKRAARYMRTPESDNSGSDDYSTLKSYSYGELERATENFREELGRGAFGTVFKGTVSDGARVIAVKRLEKMVEEGEREFQREVRAIGRTHHKNLVRLLGFCNQGSSRLLVYEYMSNGSLADLLFKAETWPTWRERCRIALDVARGLYYLHEELENHIIHCDIKPQNILMDATGTAKIADFGLAKLLMPDQTRTYTGIRGTRGYLAPEWHKNAPITVKADVYSYGVVLLEIICCRRNMELEEAGLISR; translated from the coding sequence ATGGTTCCCTTCTTCCTCCCAGTGCTACCATTTATGATCTTGGTCTCTCCTCCTGCTACTGTGAGTGCTCAGAAACAGACCAACATCAGTTTGGGTTCCTCCCTCGCCGCCTCCGATGGTGCTTCCTGGTCCTCCCCCTCCGGCCGCTTTGCCTTCGGGTTTTACCCCAAAGCAAAAGGGTTGGCCATCGGAGTCTGGCTCACCACCACACCAAAGAAGACCGTGGTGTGGACAGCTAACCGGGACGATCCCCCCATAACCGACGGCCACTTGACCTTCGATGGTCGGCTTCTCTTGAGTGATCCCAGTGGGGTGAAGGCCCTGTCACAAGGTTCCGGGACGGCCGCCCTGGCGGCCATGATCGACACTGGGAACTTCGTCTTGTACAATTCCGATGGAGCGATCATTTGGTCTACTTTTAGTTCTCCCACAGACACGCTTCTACCTGGGCAGAACCTGTTATCGGATGGCCAGCTTTTCTCCAGCGTATCGGAAGCTGACAGGTCCACCGGGAAGTACTGGCTGTGCAACCAAAACGATGGCAATCTCGTGTTGTACCCTGTCGGCACATCCAACCCCGACGATTCCTACTGGAGCACAGGCACCTTCGGGAATGGCTTCCGGTTCACGCTTATTCTTAACAGCACTGGTTTACTGTACTTATACGACAACAGTGGCTATTCCAATAACATCAGCCAGTCCAAGGTTTCTTCTGGTTCTCAGAGTGGAACTCAGGTCTACTACCGGGCGATCATCGATGTAGATGGAATTCTCAGGCTTTACTCTCACAGCTTCTCCAACAATGGCAGATCGACGACAAGAGTCGAATGGGCAGCACTGCAGGATCCTTGTTTGGTGAAAGGTGTGTGCCCGCTCAACAGCTTCTGCAGCCCGAACGCCGAGGAAGAGCCCGTTTGCTCCTGTCTCCCTGGTTTCGACTTCGTCGATCCAACCCAAAGCGCACTTGGTTGCGCGCGGAATTCATCAGGAGATTGCAGCACGAGGAGCCCCGATGTTGGGGACGAAGGCTTGACCGTGGTAACAGTGAAGAAGACGACGTGGTCCAACAAGGCTTACTCCATTCTGTCGCCCATGACGAGCATGGATGCGTGCAGGGCCGCATGCTTGAACGACTGCTTCTGCGAGGCGGCGTTGTTCACGGGTGATAAATGCTGTAAACAGACGCTTCCTTTGAGATATGGGAGGACCGGCAGCAACGACACGCTGCTCCTCAAGGTCAAAGCTGCAAGGAAGCAAGCAGTGGTTCACGAAAGGGAGAGTAAACTGCGTGTTGACGTCTTGGTCGTGGGTGTAGTTCTTGCTGGCCTCTCAGTCATCGTCTTCGCCATATCTGGATATTGCTTCCTTGAACGTAAAAGGGCTGCAAGATACATGAGGACGCCAGAGTCTGATAACTCTGGTTCTGATGATTACAGCACGCTGAAATCGTATTCTTACGGAGAGCTGGAGAGAGCCACAGAGAACTTCAGGGAAGAGCTGGGCAGGGGAGCCTTTGGAACGGTGTTCAAGGGAACGGTTTCCGATGGAGCAAGGGTGATTGCTGTGAAGAGACTGGAGAAGATGGTCGAGGAAGGAGAGAGGGAGTTCCAGAGAGAGGTGAGAGCCATTGGCAGAACACATCACAAGAACCTGGTGCGATTGCTCGGCTTCTGCAACCAAGGCTCGAGTCGACtgctggtgtacgagtacatgagCAACGGCTCGCTTGCGGATCTCCTCTTCAAGGCTGAAACCTGGCCGACATGGCGAGAAAGATGCAGGATCGCGTTGGACGTGGCCAGGGGATTGTACTATCTGCACGAGGAGCTGGAGAACCACATCATCCACTGCGACATCAAGCCTCAGAACATCCTCATGGACGCCACCGGGACCGCAAAGATCGCCGACTTCGGGCTGGCCAAGCTGCTGATGCCCGACCAAACAAGAACCTACACGGGCATCAGAGGAACCAGGGGGTACCTCGCGCCGGAATGGCACAAGAACGCGCCGATAACAGTGAAGGCCGACGTGTACAGCTACGGAGTTGTGCTCTTGGAGATCATATGCTGCAGGAGGAACATGGAACTGGAGGAGGCCGgcctgataagtagatga